A window of candidate division KSB1 bacterium contains these coding sequences:
- a CDS encoding PQQ-binding-like beta-propeller repeat protein: protein MLRVHPICCLLALATLAGCSKAPLQLRLPDNPQGDWRTAGFDARRSSARAETLIPPLQQVARFRLSSAAAQNLFVSRGFLFAPTLDGRIYVVDLEKREIVRKWKLPQGNAGTLTVTPNSVVLAMRHGKHTLAHFDLASGRRWWAIDAGDIASEPLLADSLLFVAALYQHVDAYHLRDGQRRWQFKTHAQLHASPALSEGVLVVAADNGMVYGLRPESGRKIWETDLEQPVLATPVIHGRRVFLGTARDQVVALDLVKGEILWRATSPGRIFLAPAVNDSLLVLACADGRLRALLPASGRLKWEFRALSVIGTSPLLAGETIFFGALDRHLYAVRAGDGGLLWRQELEGRVRTNPVLWQGHLILASEERELYLFASSRPAGGE, encoded by the coding sequence ATGTTGCGAGTGCATCCAATTTGCTGTTTGCTGGCCCTGGCCACGCTCGCGGGCTGCTCCAAAGCGCCGCTGCAGTTGCGTCTGCCGGACAATCCGCAAGGGGATTGGCGTACCGCCGGCTTTGATGCCCGCCGCAGTTCGGCACGCGCGGAAACGCTCATCCCGCCCCTGCAGCAGGTTGCCCGCTTCCGGCTTTCGTCCGCGGCGGCGCAAAATCTGTTCGTCAGCCGCGGTTTTTTGTTCGCGCCCACTCTTGACGGCCGCATCTACGTGGTCGATTTGGAGAAACGCGAAATCGTGCGCAAATGGAAGCTGCCCCAGGGCAATGCCGGCACGCTCACCGTGACTCCCAATTCGGTTGTGCTTGCCATGCGCCATGGCAAGCACACGCTGGCCCATTTCGATCTCGCCAGCGGCAGGCGCTGGTGGGCAATCGATGCCGGCGACATCGCCAGCGAGCCATTGCTCGCCGACAGCCTGCTGTTCGTCGCCGCGCTCTACCAGCATGTCGATGCCTACCACCTGCGCGATGGACAGCGGCGCTGGCAATTCAAAACCCATGCCCAATTGCATGCTTCGCCCGCGCTCAGTGAAGGCGTGCTGGTAGTCGCTGCCGATAACGGCATGGTTTACGGCCTGCGGCCCGAGAGCGGCAGGAAGATCTGGGAAACCGATCTCGAACAACCGGTGCTGGCCACGCCCGTGATTCACGGCCGGCGCGTTTTCCTGGGCACGGCGCGGGATCAAGTGGTCGCGCTGGATTTGGTCAAGGGCGAGATTCTGTGGCGCGCCACGAGCCCCGGTCGCATCTTCCTTGCACCCGCGGTGAATGACAGCCTGCTCGTGCTGGCCTGCGCTGACGGCCGCTTGCGTGCGCTGCTACCGGCCTCGGGCCGGCTCAAGTGGGAGTTCCGCGCGCTCAGTGTGATTGGCACCTCGCCTCTGCTTGCCGGCGAAACCATTTTCTTTGGTGCGCTCGACCGCCACCTCTATGCGGTGCGCGCCGGCGACGGCGGACTGCTCTGGCGCCAGGAACTGGAAGGCCGCGTGCGCACCAATCCCGTTTTGTGGCAGGGGCATCTGATCCTCGCCAGTGAAGAGCGTGAGCTTTACCTCTTTGCCTCATCACGTCCTGCCGGCGGAGAATGA
- a CDS encoding BamA/TamA family outer membrane protein, whose protein sequence is MKRWLLLLLVLLAWTATSEGQYYFGRNKVQYNHFEWQIFKTRHFDIYFYPEMRELAEIGATFAEEAYSRLENLTNYSFNHPIPLIFYSNHFHFQQTNTIPNLIPEGVGGFFEFLKGRVVIPATGSLSEFEHVINHELVHVFTHGRANRILKDHKRTQHAGLPLWFTEGIAEYWSEGWDSEAEMFIRDAVLAGQLVPLSQMYRIYGTFLMYKEGQAICKFIAERYGEQKLLQLIENIWKADNFSEVMKLTLGVDYREFDKLWLYHLKKEKYPLLEDHDVPGMITRHLTDKGISTKPAFACYGEQREIVFLSNRVGYSNIYRMPYGMERAEKGHPETLVDGERTTEFEAFNLLRSKLDVNRHGLLAFVSKSRGYDALYIYSLSRKKIVSRHQFDELVTLSSPSWSPDGRRLAFAATGFAGMRDLFLLDLDSERLTKLTNDHYDDRDPAWSPDGRVLAFASDRTVYGRQGAYNLFFYHLGSGEIEYVTYGKHRDYAPAWSADGRALAFTSDRDGAFNLWMLQVPGNEMQVATTASLDNPFKNGDAVSAPLYPRAINGAAEMRKLTSFTTGAFDPEWTDKGSLLFTAFERFNFQIRELENVQEVFEQATVRAVDTLHVRRPPWTIAKLSGEMSPTQFSYKRKFSLDIAQSQITQDPIFGAAGGAQLAMSDMLGNEQYHFLVFNNAQTRSEFLESFNVAVSRFDLSRRANHAFGLYHFAGRYYNYAEGYFFERRYGGFGALSYPLSVFERVEASVNVRQSHKHWEGLSLARDALLVSNFVSFVKDNSLWGPSGPVDGRRFNFALGYTVDVRHSKVNFYTILADYRHYFRLGVRNAYALRLQTQYNQGKEAYPFFMGGSWDLRLYPRWRIWGQKTFLLSQELRFPFIDGFVVAFPFGGVGFSSIRGALFVDLGNAWDQKLERLLGSTGFGVRLRVGGFLVLRYDIGRRFYWNDLDRGLAPGRLQLDRKVYQQFFFGWDF, encoded by the coding sequence ATGAAAAGATGGCTGCTTCTGCTGCTTGTCCTTCTGGCCTGGACGGCCACGAGTGAAGGGCAATATTACTTTGGCCGCAACAAGGTGCAGTACAATCATTTTGAGTGGCAAATTTTCAAAACCCGCCATTTCGACATCTATTTTTATCCGGAGATGCGTGAGCTGGCGGAAATCGGCGCCACCTTCGCCGAGGAGGCCTACAGCCGGCTGGAAAATCTCACCAATTACAGCTTCAATCATCCCATTCCGCTGATTTTTTATTCCAATCATTTTCACTTTCAGCAGACCAACACCATTCCCAACCTGATTCCCGAGGGGGTGGGCGGCTTCTTCGAGTTTTTGAAGGGTCGCGTGGTGATTCCAGCCACCGGCAGTCTGTCGGAATTCGAACATGTCATCAATCATGAATTGGTGCACGTGTTCACACACGGCCGGGCCAACCGCATTTTGAAGGATCATAAACGCACCCAGCATGCCGGGCTGCCGCTGTGGTTCACCGAAGGCATTGCGGAGTATTGGTCGGAAGGCTGGGACAGCGAAGCGGAGATGTTCATTCGCGACGCCGTGCTCGCCGGACAACTGGTGCCGCTCAGCCAGATGTATCGCATCTACGGCACTTTTCTGATGTACAAGGAAGGTCAGGCCATTTGCAAGTTCATTGCCGAACGCTATGGCGAGCAAAAGTTGCTGCAGTTGATTGAGAACATCTGGAAGGCCGATAATTTTTCCGAGGTCATGAAGCTTACGCTGGGGGTGGACTACCGCGAGTTCGACAAGCTCTGGCTCTATCATCTCAAGAAGGAAAAATACCCGCTGCTGGAGGATCATGATGTGCCCGGCATGATCACCCGCCACCTCACCGACAAGGGCATCAGCACCAAGCCGGCCTTTGCCTGCTATGGCGAACAGCGCGAAATCGTGTTCCTGTCCAATCGCGTCGGTTATTCGAACATCTACCGCATGCCCTACGGCATGGAACGCGCGGAAAAGGGGCATCCCGAAACCCTGGTGGATGGCGAGCGCACCACCGAATTCGAAGCCTTCAATTTGTTGCGCAGCAAACTGGATGTCAACCGTCACGGTTTGCTGGCATTCGTTTCGAAGAGCCGGGGGTATGACGCACTCTATATCTATTCGCTGAGCCGGAAGAAAATTGTCAGCCGGCATCAATTCGATGAGCTCGTCACCCTGAGTTCGCCGAGCTGGTCGCCGGACGGCCGTCGTCTGGCATTTGCCGCCACCGGTTTCGCGGGCATGCGCGATCTTTTTTTGCTCGATCTCGACAGCGAGCGGCTGACCAAACTGACCAACGACCATTATGACGACCGCGATCCCGCCTGGTCACCGGACGGCCGCGTGCTGGCGTTTGCTTCCGACCGCACGGTTTACGGCCGGCAGGGCGCCTATAATCTCTTTTTCTATCATCTTGGCAGCGGCGAGATCGAATACGTCACCTACGGCAAACATCGCGATTACGCGCCGGCGTGGTCAGCCGACGGCCGGGCGCTGGCGTTCACCTCCGACCGCGACGGCGCCTTCAATCTCTGGATGCTGCAGGTGCCGGGCAACGAGATGCAGGTGGCCACCACTGCCAGCCTCGACAATCCCTTCAAAAACGGCGATGCTGTTTCCGCGCCGTTGTATCCCCGCGCCATCAACGGCGCCGCCGAAATGCGCAAGCTCACCAGTTTCACCACCGGTGCCTTCGATCCGGAATGGACCGACAAGGGCAGCCTGCTGTTCACCGCCTTCGAGCGCTTCAACTTCCAAATTCGCGAGCTGGAAAACGTGCAGGAGGTGTTCGAGCAGGCCACCGTCCGGGCAGTGGACACGCTGCACGTTCGCCGGCCGCCCTGGACCATTGCCAAGCTCAGCGGTGAAATGTCGCCGACGCAATTTTCCTACAAGCGCAAATTCAGCCTGGATATCGCGCAAAGCCAGATCACACAGGATCCCATTTTTGGCGCGGCGGGCGGGGCGCAGCTTGCGATGTCGGACATGCTCGGCAATGAACAGTATCATTTTCTGGTGTTCAACAACGCGCAAACCCGCAGCGAATTTTTGGAGAGCTTCAACGTCGCGGTCAGCCGCTTCGATCTCTCGCGGCGCGCCAATCATGCCTTTGGGCTGTATCATTTCGCCGGGCGCTACTACAACTATGCGGAAGGTTACTTTTTCGAACGGCGCTATGGCGGTTTTGGCGCGCTCAGCTATCCGCTCAGCGTGTTTGAGCGTGTCGAAGCCAGTGTCAATGTGCGCCAGTCCCACAAACACTGGGAGGGCCTCTCGCTGGCGCGCGATGCGCTGCTGGTCTCCAATTTTGTGTCGTTCGTCAAGGACAATTCCCTGTGGGGCCCCTCCGGGCCGGTGGATGGCCGGCGCTTCAACTTCGCGCTGGGTTACACGGTCGATGTGCGCCATTCCAAGGTGAATTTCTACACCATTCTCGCGGATTACCGCCATTACTTCCGGCTCGGCGTGCGCAACGCCTATGCGCTGCGGCTGCAGACACAGTACAATCAAGGCAAGGAAGCCTATCCCTTTTTCATGGGCGGCAGTTGGGATTTGCGGCTCTATCCCCGCTGGCGCATCTGGGGCCAAAAGACGTTTCTGCTCAGCCAGGAGCTGCGCTTTCCTTTCATCGACGGCTTTGTCGTGGCATTCCCCTTTGGCGGCGTGGGTTTCAGCTCCATTCGCGGAGCCCTGTTTGTGGATCTTGGCAATGCCTGGGATCAAAAGCTCGAGCGCCTGCTCGGCAGCACGGGCTTCGGCGTGCGCCTGCGCGTCGGCGGCTTCCTGGTGTTGCGCTATGATATCGGTCGGCGTTTTTACTGGAATGACCTCGATCGCGGACTCGCACCCGGCCGGCTGCAGCTCGACCGCAAAGTCTACCAGCAATTTTTCTTCGGGTGGGATTTCTGA
- a CDS encoding AIR synthase-related protein, giving the protein MPKARQNREDAVPAVSPQDLEALMRAWRMAAGSGGLAPVSTLVERETILTFAEQRLLLATRFLALADFAGKYTVQALANALACQGGEPHSLWATLLLPAEGNPAAESHALWAEMSDFAKKLEVDWRGEESRCMPAVREPLVACQMFAFLAVPRPYQPHGIQAGDQLILTKSLGDAAAALMAYAREQELSEAFDLKFAKRCQQLAGVEEASVLAAARCAWKVNGIHALHDLFQAGLAGVLHGLLDQVNLDVEIDPAQIELLPEVKLLCEYFGVDPLTAFAPGALLIVGEPSACEAVLGRLRLARIPARLIGRVLEAGEGRWLVDGAERIKLPRVTRDPLAAIVAPGQPAAQ; this is encoded by the coding sequence ATGCCCAAAGCGCGCCAAAATCGTGAAGATGCCGTGCCGGCAGTCAGCCCGCAGGATTTGGAGGCTCTGATGCGAGCCTGGCGGATGGCGGCCGGCAGTGGCGGTTTGGCGCCCGTCTCCACTCTCGTCGAGCGGGAGACTATTCTCACTTTTGCCGAGCAGCGGCTGCTCCTGGCCACGCGCTTTCTTGCACTTGCGGATTTTGCGGGGAAATACACTGTGCAGGCGCTGGCCAATGCCCTGGCCTGCCAGGGTGGCGAACCGCACAGCCTGTGGGCGACGCTGCTCCTGCCGGCAGAGGGAAATCCTGCCGCGGAATCGCATGCGCTGTGGGCGGAAATGTCCGACTTTGCCAAAAAGCTGGAGGTGGACTGGCGCGGTGAAGAATCGCGCTGCATGCCGGCCGTGCGCGAGCCGCTGGTGGCATGTCAAATGTTCGCGTTCCTCGCCGTGCCGCGGCCGTATCAGCCGCATGGCATTCAAGCGGGCGATCAGCTCATTCTCACCAAAAGCCTCGGAGATGCGGCGGCCGCACTCATGGCATATGCCAGGGAACAGGAATTGTCCGAGGCATTTGATCTGAAGTTTGCCAAACGCTGCCAGCAGCTTGCCGGTGTCGAGGAGGCCAGTGTGCTGGCGGCGGCACGCTGCGCCTGGAAAGTGAACGGCATTCACGCCCTGCACGATCTGTTTCAGGCGGGCCTGGCCGGTGTGCTGCACGGCTTGTTGGACCAGGTCAACCTCGACGTTGAAATCGATCCCGCGCAAATTGAGTTGCTGCCGGAGGTCAAGCTGCTGTGCGAGTATTTCGGCGTTGATCCCCTCACCGCGTTCGCGCCCGGTGCACTGTTGATCGTGGGCGAACCTTCGGCCTGCGAGGCCGTGCTCGGCAGGTTGCGCCTTGCCCGGATTCCTGCCCGACTCATCGGGCGGGTGCTCGAGGCCGGCGAGGGGCGATGGCTGGTTGATGGTGCCGAACGCATCAAGCTGCCGCGGGTGACGCGCGATCCGCTCGCGGCGATCGTTGCGCCAGGGCAGCCCGCGGCGCAGTGA
- a CDS encoding 3-oxoacyl-ACP reductase FabG, with the protein MIDLRNKVMLITGASRGIGAAVAQLGAQAGAAVAINYHRAQAAAEQLAAAINQRGGQAACFQADVSRYVDVEAMVDAVLRRFGCIDVLVNNAGIWTYGAIDTMPEQVWDETMAVNLKSMYHCCRLVTPHMKARRRGTIINIASTAGQRGEAFHSHYAATKGAIISFTKSLAPELAPFNITVNCVAPGWVATDMSNDALAEEGEKITSLIPLRRAATAAEIAGPVIFLASSLASYITGEILNVNGGNVLAG; encoded by the coding sequence ATGATTGATCTCCGCAACAAAGTGATGTTGATTACCGGCGCCAGTCGTGGCATTGGCGCTGCTGTGGCGCAATTGGGGGCACAGGCAGGCGCGGCGGTCGCCATCAATTATCACCGCGCCCAGGCTGCCGCCGAACAACTTGCCGCCGCGATCAACCAGCGCGGCGGGCAGGCGGCTTGTTTTCAGGCGGATGTCAGTCGCTATGTCGACGTCGAAGCCATGGTCGACGCAGTATTGCGCCGTTTCGGCTGCATCGATGTGCTGGTGAACAACGCCGGCATCTGGACCTATGGCGCAATCGACACCATGCCGGAGCAGGTTTGGGATGAGACCATGGCCGTCAATCTCAAGAGCATGTACCACTGTTGCCGGCTGGTGACTCCGCACATGAAAGCGCGGCGCCGGGGCACGATCATCAACATTGCCAGCACCGCCGGCCAGCGCGGCGAAGCGTTTCACTCCCATTATGCCGCGACCAAGGGCGCCATCATCAGCTTCACCAAATCGCTCGCGCCCGAGCTGGCACCCTTCAACATCACGGTGAATTGCGTGGCGCCCGGCTGGGTCGCCACCGACATGTCGAACGATGCCCTGGCGGAGGAGGGTGAGAAAATCACCAGCCTGATACCACTCCGCCGCGCGGCGACCGCGGCAGAGATTGCCGGCCCGGTCATCTTTCTTGCCTCCTCGCTGGCCTCTTACATCACCGGTGAGATTCTCAATGTCAACGGCGGGAATGTGCTGGCGGGTTGA
- a CDS encoding AgmX/PglI C-terminal domain-containing protein codes for MDHLYDSAQLEQASALPTPPEDGPPPLPRPAPEDDDVVTSFPKEFNRRFWETMDRRFMAILILVMIIEPLIIIYELWTHPPGTTEAEVARLQAKYAETFLSEFEVEPPRVNTTPNELLLYASEYLPAIVEEVMGTEPPTLNPGLRPGAGTPEARGVTREASEIHRRISSAVRERARQALSEEVGRVGLLGLLTSTSNLAAPTGRLVSYQPVQDVLEHGVAQAQDLEQVLSQVRTLRVPRVGQDYFGAPVGGASGGLLGHGGFDAEKVMIAQREVRGERHTASGVQAEEIVTNLAAAPKKEVTATREFQKVEPVESLVEEAVIPGVTGLARRRPRETASRDPARMREIVMSHSAAIQDCYRQALKTSPTLKGEVSVRFTVAYTGRVTEASVISSTLNLPDLDKCILRKILRWNDFGRMDPSTPDVTLRQTYKFGY; via the coding sequence GTGGATCATTTGTACGACAGCGCTCAACTTGAACAGGCTTCCGCGTTACCAACTCCACCAGAGGATGGCCCCCCGCCTCTGCCGCGCCCGGCACCGGAAGATGACGATGTCGTCACCAGCTTTCCCAAGGAGTTCAACCGTCGTTTTTGGGAAACGATGGACCGGCGTTTCATGGCCATTCTCATTCTGGTCATGATCATCGAGCCGCTGATCATTATTTATGAGCTGTGGACGCATCCGCCCGGCACGACCGAAGCGGAGGTGGCGCGGCTGCAAGCCAAATATGCCGAAACCTTCCTCTCGGAATTCGAGGTGGAGCCGCCCCGCGTAAACACGACGCCCAACGAGTTGTTGTTGTATGCCTCGGAATATCTCCCCGCCATCGTCGAAGAGGTGATGGGAACGGAGCCGCCAACTTTGAATCCGGGTTTGCGGCCCGGGGCAGGCACACCCGAAGCCCGCGGGGTGACGCGCGAAGCCAGCGAAATACACCGCCGCATCTCATCGGCGGTGCGCGAGCGGGCACGACAGGCCCTGTCGGAAGAAGTGGGGCGCGTGGGGTTGCTCGGCTTGTTGACCAGCACCAGTAATCTTGCGGCGCCGACCGGCCGGTTGGTATCCTATCAGCCGGTGCAGGATGTGTTGGAGCACGGCGTGGCGCAAGCCCAGGATCTCGAGCAAGTTCTGTCGCAGGTGAGGACCCTGCGCGTGCCGCGCGTGGGCCAGGACTACTTCGGCGCACCAGTGGGTGGCGCCAGTGGCGGGTTGCTCGGCCACGGTGGCTTTGATGCCGAAAAAGTGATGATTGCGCAGCGCGAGGTGCGCGGCGAACGCCACACGGCCTCCGGGGTGCAAGCCGAGGAAATCGTGACCAATCTGGCGGCGGCACCCAAAAAAGAGGTGACGGCAACGCGCGAATTCCAGAAGGTCGAGCCGGTCGAAAGTTTGGTGGAAGAAGCCGTGATCCCGGGAGTGACGGGGCTGGCACGCCGGCGGCCGCGGGAAACGGCCTCGCGCGATCCCGCGCGCATGCGCGAAATTGTCATGTCACACAGTGCCGCCATTCAAGACTGCTATCGCCAGGCATTAAAAACTTCGCCGACTTTAAAAGGCGAGGTGTCGGTGCGGTTCACCGTGGCCTATACCGGCAGAGTGACCGAAGCCAGTGTGATTTCCTCGACGTTGAACCTGCCAGATTTGGACAAATGCATTCTGCGGAAAATTCTGCGCTGGAACGATTTCGGCAGAATGGATCCTTCCACCCCGGATGTGACGCTCCGGCAGACCTACAAGTTTGGCTATTGA
- a CDS encoding M28 family peptidase has product MAKAWVVLLATLGLMAVGCQQSPPLNRNSAAALQAADVQYHVNYLASDQLEGRLSGTAGGDLAANYIAAEFKRFQLEPAGGQSSYFQKFDFIGDLELGPNNLLRGTRGAADTTWKVGVDFMPAGFSATDTLALDSALVFAGYGISASEHGYDDYAGVAAAGKVVLIMRFSPGLNDPHSPFAKFEELRHKATTARQQGAAALLVTTGSLSDTSDALPRLRYDRAATDAGLPVIYVRRHVAEWLLAGSGQSLDALQQRINATRQPHSLMLPATGIHLQTDVRPVRRVAANIIGMLRGSDPQLQQQAVVVGAHYDHLGRSHEGSRSPDSLNGIHNGADDNASGTAGLLELAQYFAALPQKPRRSLVFIAFAAEELGLLGSAHYVNHPFVPLDKTIAMINMDMIGRLRDSTLVVQGVGTSPRWQPLLDSLQAGTHLQLKRVKDGQGPSDHASFYLKNIPVLFFFTDLHEDYHRVTDDADKINAPGEAEVLQLVAKTVTEIANSDSLPLFTKTDSERRAMTAFRVSLGTMPDYAAEVEGLKLSGVREGGPAARAGLQAGDIIIKFGEIDIKNIYDYTYALGQHAPGQEVEIVVLRNGAKMAFTVKLEASRRM; this is encoded by the coding sequence ATGGCCAAAGCCTGGGTTGTTCTGCTTGCGACGTTGGGCCTGATGGCCGTTGGCTGCCAGCAATCGCCGCCGCTCAATCGCAACAGTGCCGCTGCCCTGCAAGCGGCTGACGTGCAGTATCATGTCAACTATCTCGCTTCCGATCAACTCGAGGGCCGGCTCTCGGGGACAGCCGGTGGCGATTTGGCCGCCAATTATATTGCCGCGGAGTTCAAACGCTTTCAGCTTGAGCCGGCAGGTGGACAATCCTCCTATTTTCAAAAATTCGATTTCATCGGTGACCTGGAATTGGGGCCGAACAATCTGCTGCGCGGCACGCGCGGCGCGGCGGACACCACCTGGAAAGTCGGCGTCGATTTCATGCCCGCGGGTTTTTCCGCCACCGACACGCTCGCGCTCGATTCCGCCCTCGTGTTTGCCGGCTACGGCATCAGCGCCAGCGAACACGGTTATGACGATTACGCCGGCGTGGCGGCTGCCGGCAAGGTTGTTTTAATCATGCGTTTCTCGCCGGGCCTCAACGATCCGCACAGCCCGTTTGCCAAATTCGAGGAGCTGCGCCACAAGGCCACGACGGCGCGCCAACAGGGCGCCGCCGCGCTGCTGGTCACCACCGGCAGCCTGAGCGACACCAGCGATGCCCTGCCGCGGCTGCGCTACGATCGCGCCGCAACCGACGCCGGCCTGCCGGTGATTTATGTCAGGCGGCACGTGGCCGAGTGGCTGCTCGCGGGCAGCGGCCAGTCACTCGATGCGCTGCAACAGCGCATCAACGCCACGCGCCAGCCGCATTCACTCATGCTGCCGGCCACCGGCATTCATTTGCAAACCGATGTCAGGCCGGTCCGCCGGGTGGCCGCGAACATCATTGGCATGCTGCGCGGCAGCGATCCCCAGCTGCAGCAACAGGCGGTGGTGGTGGGCGCGCATTATGATCATCTCGGCCGCAGCCATGAAGGCAGCCGCAGCCCGGACAGCCTCAATGGCATTCACAATGGCGCGGACGACAATGCCTCCGGCACTGCCGGCTTGCTGGAACTGGCGCAATACTTCGCGGCCCTGCCGCAAAAGCCCAGGCGCTCGCTGGTGTTCATCGCGTTCGCGGCGGAGGAGCTGGGGCTGCTGGGTTCCGCGCATTATGTCAATCATCCCTTCGTGCCGCTGGACAAGACCATCGCCATGATCAACATGGACATGATCGGCCGCCTGCGCGACAGCACGCTGGTGGTGCAGGGGGTCGGCACCTCGCCGCGCTGGCAGCCGCTGTTGGACAGCTTGCAGGCCGGCACGCACTTGCAACTCAAGCGGGTGAAGGACGGCCAGGGCCCGAGCGACCATGCCTCGTTCTACCTCAAGAACATTCCGGTGCTGTTTTTCTTCACCGATCTGCACGAAGACTATCATCGCGTGACAGACGATGCTGACAAGATCAATGCCCCCGGTGAAGCAGAGGTGCTGCAACTGGTGGCGAAAACGGTCACGGAAATCGCCAATTCCGACTCTCTGCCGCTATTTACAAAAACCGATTCCGAGCGCCGGGCCATGACGGCTTTTCGCGTCAGCCTGGGTACCATGCCCGACTACGCCGCCGAAGTGGAAGGACTGAAGCTCAGTGGTGTGCGTGAGGGCGGCCCGGCGGCGCGTGCGGGGCTGCAGGCCGGTGACATTATCATCAAATTTGGCGAAATTGACATCAAAAACATTTACGACTACACATATGCGTTGGGCCAGCATGCGCCCGGACAGGAGGTGGAGATCGTAGTGTTGCGCAATGGCGCCAAAATGGCGTTTACCGTCAAACTGGAGGCGAGTCGCCGGATGTAA
- a CDS encoding DUF962 domain-containing protein, with product MRTFAEFWPFYLGEHAAPANRWLHFTGTSLALVQIIFAVATQRFWLLLTGYALAWAGHFLLEKNRPATFTYPLYSFLDEWKMWTLMLTGRLQQEGQKLGWEKRKG from the coding sequence TTGAGAACGTTCGCGGAATTCTGGCCTTTTTATCTCGGGGAGCATGCGGCGCCGGCCAATCGCTGGCTGCATTTTACCGGCACTTCGCTGGCGCTGGTGCAAATCATCTTTGCCGTTGCCACGCAGCGCTTTTGGCTCCTGCTCACCGGTTATGCCCTGGCCTGGGCCGGCCACTTTCTGCTGGAGAAAAACCGGCCCGCAACGTTTACTTATCCACTTTATTCGTTTCTGGATGAGTGGAAAATGTGGACCTTGATGCTCACCGGCCGGCTGCAGCAGGAGGGACAGAAACTGGGATGGGAAAAGCGGAAGGGCTGA